A region from the Myxococcales bacterium genome encodes:
- a CDS encoding Ku protein — translation MRAMWSGEIAFGLVTIPAKLYTATKDLTPQFHQLHKECGSRINLARRCPKCARDIEWAEIGKGYEVTKGEYALFTKEELLKLDGEETSGGIDIVEFIEPKDVDLVYIGKSYWVGPGGKSARGFDLLREALERTGRVALAKVKLRTRTQLGLLRPRGKIFALEVMRFADEIVDAKEIVVPDVKPASDREVELALNLVNQLAAEFDPHKHPDEYRAAVEAAVERKVEADDLKRDDAEEAETTTTGAKVIDLAELLARSLGGVPKGGPMKTSVRPAEPEPAREEATGTEGGAKGTSKKPAKGPSKKKVASDK, via the coding sequence ATGCGTGCGATGTGGTCTGGCGAAATTGCCTTCGGTCTCGTGACCATCCCCGCGAAGCTCTACACCGCGACCAAGGATCTGACGCCGCAGTTCCACCAGCTCCACAAGGAGTGTGGCTCGCGCATCAACCTGGCCCGTCGTTGCCCCAAGTGCGCGCGCGACATCGAGTGGGCCGAGATCGGCAAGGGCTACGAGGTGACGAAGGGCGAATATGCCCTCTTCACCAAAGAGGAGTTGCTCAAGCTCGACGGCGAAGAGACCTCCGGTGGCATCGACATCGTCGAGTTCATCGAGCCGAAAGACGTCGACCTCGTCTACATCGGCAAGAGCTATTGGGTGGGACCTGGCGGCAAGAGCGCGCGCGGCTTTGACCTCCTTCGCGAGGCACTCGAGCGCACGGGCCGCGTGGCGCTGGCCAAGGTGAAGCTTCGCACGCGCACGCAGCTCGGATTGCTTCGGCCCCGCGGGAAAATCTTCGCGCTCGAGGTCATGCGCTTTGCCGACGAGATCGTCGACGCGAAGGAGATCGTGGTACCCGACGTGAAGCCCGCCTCGGACCGCGAAGTCGAGCTGGCGCTCAACCTCGTGAATCAGCTGGCCGCGGAGTTTGATCCTCACAAGCACCCCGACGAGTACCGGGCTGCCGTGGAAGCGGCCGTCGAACGCAAGGTCGAAGCCGACGACCTCAAGCGCGATGACGCCGAGGAGGCTGAGACGACGACGACCGGCGCCAAGGTCATTGACCTGGCGGAGCTCTTGGCGCGCTCGCTCGGCGGTGTGCCCAAAGGCGGGCCGATGAAGACGTCCGTGCGACCCGCTGAGCCGGAGCCTGCGCGTGAAGAGGCGACGGGCACCGAGGGAGGCGCCAAGGGCACGTCGAAGAAGCCGGCGAAGGGCCCTTCCAAGAAGAAGGTCGCTTCGGACAAGTGA
- a CDS encoding acyltransferase family protein encodes MTTSLARAALPSSIEERLHRLELPFDEFGVDPYGISKKHLRAGYRILAPFYRHYFSVSAHGIEHVPDRGRAMLVGNHSGGVALDGAMVIASVFFDKDQPRLAQGMVEKFLARIPFAALWTSRCGQFVGLPEHAERLLTDERLLLVFPEGARGTAKLWKERYSLVDFGTGFMRLALKTKSPIIPFGFLGGGDAVPTVSNLYSVGRALGVPYVPITPWLAPLPLPIKLEVRYGAPMHFEGSGTEDDETVAGYVAQVKATIAELLAEGRRARRGES; translated from the coding sequence ATGACAACCTCCTTGGCTCGCGCCGCGCTTCCGAGCTCGATCGAGGAGCGACTGCACCGTCTCGAATTGCCCTTCGACGAGTTCGGCGTCGATCCCTACGGCATCTCGAAGAAGCACCTCCGCGCCGGCTACCGCATCCTCGCGCCGTTCTACCGCCACTACTTCTCCGTAAGCGCGCACGGCATTGAGCACGTGCCTGACCGGGGGCGAGCCATGCTTGTCGGCAATCACTCGGGCGGCGTGGCGCTCGACGGCGCGATGGTCATCGCGAGCGTCTTCTTCGACAAGGACCAGCCACGGCTTGCGCAGGGCATGGTCGAGAAGTTTCTCGCGCGCATTCCCTTTGCCGCCTTGTGGACGAGTCGATGCGGCCAGTTCGTTGGTCTGCCGGAACACGCCGAGCGCTTGCTAACCGACGAGCGGCTCCTCCTGGTCTTCCCCGAGGGAGCGCGGGGCACCGCGAAGCTGTGGAAGGAGCGCTACTCGCTCGTCGACTTCGGCACCGGCTTCATGCGCCTGGCGCTCAAGACGAAGAGCCCCATCATCCCCTTCGGCTTTCTCGGGGGCGGCGACGCCGTGCCCACCGTGTCGAACCTCTACAGCGTGGGACGCGCCCTCGGCGTCCCCTACGTGCCCATCACGCCGTGGCTCGCTCCTTTGCCCCTGCCCATCAAGCTCGAGGTTCGCTACGGCGCGCCGATGCACTTCGAGGGCAGCGGCACGGAGGACGACGAGACCGTTGCCGGCTACGTGGCCCAGGTGAAGGCGACCATCGCCGAGCTGCTCGCCGAGGGCCGCCGTGCGCGGCGGGGAGAGTCATGA
- a CDS encoding GNAT family N-acetyltransferase: MRLRTTRLHLEPIRLPLVEAVLRGDRATAERIAEATLPEAWPGAVLVERAFSASLEAIRLDPDLRLWGDRLVILDGASQRRIVGSVVFHGRPADDGIAEVGYGVEDESQRLGYGTEAVLASVDWALAQPECRAVRATTFPWNTASIRVLQKVGMEKLTTRDHDMLGEMWIFERRR; encoded by the coding sequence ATGAGACTTCGCACGACACGCCTGCATCTGGAGCCCATTCGGCTGCCGCTGGTGGAGGCCGTCTTGCGAGGGGATCGTGCGACGGCAGAGCGCATCGCAGAAGCGACGCTCCCAGAGGCGTGGCCCGGCGCGGTCCTCGTGGAGCGCGCCTTCAGCGCGTCGCTTGAGGCGATTCGACTCGATCCCGATTTGCGCCTGTGGGGTGATCGGCTCGTGATCCTCGATGGCGCAAGTCAACGCCGCATCGTGGGGAGCGTGGTGTTTCATGGGCGGCCCGCTGACGATGGGATCGCGGAGGTCGGCTACGGCGTAGAGGACGAGTCGCAACGACTCGGGTACGGCACCGAGGCGGTGCTCGCCTCCGTTGACTGGGCACTGGCGCAGCCCGAGTGCCGCGCGGTTCGCGCCACCACGTTTCCTTGGAACACGGCGTCGATCCGAGTCCTCCAGAAGGTGGGCATGGAGAAGCTCACGACGCGCGACCACGACATGCTCGGTGAGATGTGGATCTTTGAGCGGCGTCGGTAG
- a CDS encoding BamA/TamA family outer membrane protein — MIRARQSPWVLLALLTAAASARSASAQAGASAPKAARGLSRYEADTLQMSLARLGAEVDPAPEGKRVEAVDVVTLEVFDEREGFLQIANVLHATTLPEVLRREVLLRVGEPYARELADETARNLRAFPQNSLVLVVPVRGRAAGTVRLLVLTKDVWSLRMSWDVKASGAGLELLRLEPTETNVAGTHQSVSGRFIMRPETYTLGTAFRVPRLQGQRLSFGADANVILSDKGESEGSYGSTYIARPLTSTREKWAWFVSSDFRNERVRRYVNARVALFNAKATPERDNLRDEYHAQRFTETLAVVRSFGAEHKQDVTFGAEVNVRSYHLPPGTLGRFAPDVVSEYVKARIPVGDTRVGPALQARIYTTRFKRVLDLETLGLQEDIRLGYDMTARVYPVFRELGSSRSFLGTLATAQYTWALADGIVRVGGELLNEVEADQISDGAASADLRVHSPSLGFGRLVFDAGVLGRYRNYLNRKTGLGGDSRLRGYPTNFFAGKDYVVGNLEYRTPALKVFTVLLGGALFYDVGHAFDGWEELRPQQSAGTGFRILFPQFDKVVFRGDFAVPLTADLPGGVARLGSRIFGVPAPTIFVAFEQAFALSSAGAPVSVNNGASSGILGQ, encoded by the coding sequence ATGATTCGCGCGCGCCAATCCCCGTGGGTTCTCCTCGCGCTGCTGACCGCTGCGGCGTCGGCGCGCTCGGCGTCGGCGCAGGCGGGAGCGAGCGCACCCAAGGCGGCCCGAGGTCTCTCCCGATACGAGGCGGACACGTTGCAGATGTCACTCGCGAGGCTCGGCGCGGAGGTCGACCCGGCACCGGAGGGCAAGCGCGTCGAGGCCGTCGACGTTGTGACCTTGGAGGTCTTCGACGAACGAGAGGGGTTCCTTCAGATCGCCAACGTCCTTCACGCGACGACGTTGCCTGAGGTGCTTCGTCGCGAGGTCCTGCTCCGAGTGGGCGAGCCCTACGCCCGCGAGCTGGCCGACGAGACGGCCCGCAATTTGCGCGCGTTTCCGCAAAACTCTCTCGTCTTGGTGGTGCCGGTGCGGGGCCGTGCGGCGGGGACGGTTCGCCTCCTCGTCCTCACCAAAGACGTCTGGAGCTTGCGCATGAGCTGGGACGTCAAAGCTTCCGGCGCCGGCCTCGAGCTTCTTCGACTCGAGCCCACGGAGACGAACGTCGCCGGCACGCATCAGAGCGTATCCGGGCGGTTCATCATGCGACCTGAGACGTACACGCTGGGGACGGCGTTTCGAGTGCCCCGTTTGCAAGGCCAACGGCTCTCGTTCGGCGCCGACGCCAACGTCATTCTCTCCGACAAGGGGGAGTCGGAAGGTTCGTACGGCTCGACCTACATCGCGCGACCGCTCACCTCAACGCGCGAGAAGTGGGCGTGGTTCGTCTCGAGCGATTTTAGAAACGAGAGGGTGCGCCGCTACGTCAACGCACGCGTCGCCCTGTTCAACGCGAAGGCGACGCCGGAGAGGGACAACCTCCGCGACGAGTACCATGCGCAGCGCTTCACCGAGACGTTGGCCGTTGTTCGATCCTTCGGTGCCGAGCACAAGCAGGACGTGACCTTCGGCGCTGAGGTCAACGTTCGGAGCTACCACCTGCCCCCCGGGACGCTCGGGCGCTTCGCGCCGGACGTGGTCTCGGAGTACGTGAAGGCGCGCATTCCCGTCGGCGACACGCGCGTCGGGCCTGCACTTCAAGCACGGATCTACACCACGAGGTTCAAGCGCGTCTTGGACTTGGAGACGCTGGGCCTCCAGGAAGACATTCGCCTCGGCTACGACATGACGGCGCGCGTCTATCCAGTCTTTCGCGAGCTTGGGTCTAGCCGCTCGTTCCTTGGAACGCTGGCCACGGCTCAGTACACGTGGGCGCTCGCCGACGGCATCGTGCGCGTCGGTGGCGAGCTGCTCAACGAGGTGGAGGCGGATCAGATCTCTGACGGTGCCGCGAGCGCCGACCTGCGCGTTCATTCGCCTAGCCTCGGCTTTGGCCGGCTGGTCTTCGACGCCGGCGTGTTGGGGCGGTATCGGAACTATCTGAATCGCAAGACGGGGCTTGGCGGCGACAGTCGCCTTCGCGGGTACCCCACGAACTTCTTCGCCGGGAAGGACTACGTCGTCGGCAACCTCGAGTACCGGACGCCCGCCCTCAAGGTGTTCACGGTGCTGCTCGGAGGCGCTCTCTTCTATGACGTTGGGCACGCCTTTGACGGATGGGAGGAGCTCCGGCCGCAACAGTCGGCCGGCACCGGCTTCCGCATCTTGTTTCCTCAGTTCGACAAAGTCGTCTTTCGCGGCGACTTCGCCGTTCCCCTCACGGCGGACTTGCCGGGCGGCGTTGCGCGTCTCGGATCGCGCATCTTCGGTGTGCCAGCACCGACCATCTTCGTCGCTTTCGAGCAGGCCTTCGCGCTCTCGAGCGCTGGCGCACCGGTCTCGGTCAACAACGGCGCCTCGTCGGGCATCCTCGGTCAATAG
- a CDS encoding SDR family oxidoreductase has translation MKILICGISGGVGQKLALRLDEGGHEVSGIDVRPWPSAPPNITVHRVDIKKRAAEEVFRKFRPDAVVHMATVTAFVVKSDERYRINLGGTQAVFEHCTQYGAKHVIFVGRHTYYGAGPDAPLFHTESEPPSGLGAHPELADLVAADLYATTALWRYPDLATAVLRICYTLGPSGHGTLAMFLRGKRVPAVLGFDPLFQFMHEDDVVSAIALSIEKRLRGVFNVAGPQPVPFSVVLRETGRTRLPLPESVLAFALGKGGLPDLPKGALDHLKFPIVVDTSLFREKTGFVHELDEGQTLRDFAKTFPAPR, from the coding sequence ATGAAGATCCTCATCTGTGGGATCTCCGGCGGCGTCGGGCAGAAGCTGGCATTGCGGCTCGATGAGGGCGGCCACGAGGTCTCCGGCATCGACGTGCGCCCGTGGCCCTCCGCGCCGCCGAACATCACCGTGCACCGCGTCGACATCAAGAAGCGCGCGGCCGAAGAGGTGTTCCGCAAGTTTCGGCCCGACGCCGTCGTCCACATGGCGACGGTGACCGCCTTCGTCGTCAAGAGCGACGAGCGATACCGTATCAATCTGGGCGGCACGCAGGCGGTCTTCGAGCACTGCACGCAATACGGCGCCAAGCACGTGATCTTCGTGGGGCGTCACACGTATTACGGCGCCGGTCCCGACGCGCCCCTCTTTCACACGGAGAGCGAGCCCCCCTCAGGGCTCGGCGCGCACCCCGAGCTCGCCGACCTCGTGGCTGCCGATCTCTACGCGACGACCGCGCTCTGGAGGTACCCGGATCTTGCCACTGCGGTCCTGCGCATTTGTTACACGCTCGGACCGTCGGGGCACGGGACCCTCGCCATGTTTCTCCGTGGCAAACGGGTTCCCGCGGTCCTCGGGTTCGACCCGCTCTTTCAGTTCATGCACGAAGACGACGTCGTCTCGGCCATCGCGCTCTCCATTGAGAAGCGGCTGCGCGGCGTCTTCAACGTGGCGGGACCGCAGCCGGTGCCGTTCTCCGTCGTGCTGCGCGAGACGGGACGCACGCGGCTACCGCTCCCCGAATCAGTGCTCGCGTTCGCGCTTGGCAAAGGCGGCCTGCCCGACCTTCCGAAAGGCGCGTTGGACCACTTGAAGTTCCCCATCGTCGTCGACACGTCGCTCTTCCGTGAGAAGACCGGTTTTGTCCACGAGCTCGACGAAGGCCAGACGCTTCGCGACTTTGCGAAGACGTTTCCCGCGCCGCGGTAG
- a CDS encoding PD-(D/E)XK nuclease family protein: MAAAPRRVILKATGAVARRSRAIEWLAQRGAAQAIRVVGGSFDGANEVCRDALRRTAGGASFGWERTTLARSAAQWAAPGLASRGIAPVGRLPLEALAARVVHRMGARAALGRFSEMVDRPGFARAIARSFEELRMGGFSAGDIGDPDLDALLAAFEAELTTAALADRALVFGEAARAVREGAVAAAPLLLVDLALASTLEANLVAALAGASDDVLVTLPTGDTRTLALLQAAIVDAVVQDVAAEGPVASLQNALFSEAAREAATSSGVDIFSAPGESRECVEIARRVQSEAAAGTPFDRIAVVLRAPTAYRAHLVEAFRRADIRVHFSRGTRKPDPVGRAFLSLLACAAEGLSARRFAEYLSLGEVPPRTPSGGPPDATARSQDYVPPDEELAPTVFDQSPSGDDVEEPDEDSDDEALAAGDARGGTLRAPYRWERLLVEAAVIGGLERWRRRLDGYRAQVALELADCKDPDDAKKERLVATVADVDSLKAYALPVLEELERLPREAKWGEWVDRLSELASRTLRRPARVLSLMAELDPMGEVGPVRLDEVRLRLEHRLVELPERPQTRRFGKVFVGSPDEVRGLAFDVVFVPALAERLFPQKIVEDPILSDARRRALPQGSAEDAVRPIARALATSAERAELERLALRLAVGAATRKVVLSYPRVDLDQARPRTPSFYALEALRAVEGKLPSFTELSRRAEQVGGARLGWPAPPSPEDAIDEAEHDLALLEKIFRMPDAETVGMARYLLTANPHLGRALRFRGQRWVRRWSGADGLVEPRPEARAALAKHGFGQRSFSPTALQNYAACPYRFVLQAIHRLSPREEPLPIEELDPLQRGSLLHDVEFELHTELRAAGLLPVTRERLDEADARLRRVVAEVSARYREQLLPAIDRVFDDAVDSLTADVREMLRREADDPRWHPTHFELSFGLSERAGKRDAESVDAPAALDIGLRLRGSIDLVEESSEGTLRATDYKTGKVRAKEGQTVVGGGLTLQPVLYAMALEKLFPGRVVEGGRLYYSTAAAGFYPVWVPLDEGARESAKAVVDTVAKAMEDGFFPAAPAKGECTYCDYRLVCGPYEEQRAPKIKHAEPLLPLKALRGRR, encoded by the coding sequence ATGGCTGCCGCACCGCGTCGCGTCATTCTCAAAGCCACGGGGGCCGTCGCCAGGCGGTCGCGGGCCATTGAATGGCTCGCGCAACGCGGTGCGGCACAGGCGATTCGCGTCGTTGGTGGCTCCTTCGACGGGGCGAACGAGGTGTGTCGTGACGCGCTGCGCCGCACCGCTGGCGGTGCGAGCTTTGGGTGGGAGCGCACCACGTTGGCACGGTCCGCGGCCCAGTGGGCGGCGCCGGGGCTCGCCTCCCGCGGCATCGCGCCCGTTGGCCGATTGCCCCTCGAGGCCCTCGCCGCGCGCGTCGTGCACCGGATGGGAGCGCGCGCCGCTCTTGGGCGCTTCAGCGAGATGGTGGACCGGCCCGGCTTCGCGCGCGCCATCGCCCGCTCCTTCGAGGAGTTGCGCATGGGCGGCTTTTCCGCCGGCGACATCGGCGATCCTGATCTCGACGCGCTCCTCGCGGCCTTTGAGGCAGAGCTCACGACGGCGGCCCTCGCCGACCGAGCCCTGGTCTTTGGCGAAGCCGCCCGGGCGGTTCGCGAGGGCGCCGTCGCCGCTGCTCCATTGCTGCTTGTCGACCTTGCTCTGGCTTCGACGTTGGAAGCCAACCTCGTCGCGGCGCTCGCCGGGGCCAGCGATGACGTCTTGGTCACGCTCCCTACCGGTGACACGCGAACGCTCGCCCTCTTGCAGGCAGCCATCGTTGACGCTGTCGTCCAGGACGTCGCGGCCGAAGGCCCTGTTGCTTCCTTGCAGAATGCATTGTTCTCGGAAGCGGCGCGAGAGGCGGCCACAAGTAGCGGCGTCGACATCTTCTCCGCGCCCGGGGAGAGTCGTGAGTGCGTCGAGATCGCTCGCCGTGTGCAGAGCGAAGCCGCCGCGGGAACGCCCTTTGATCGCATCGCTGTCGTGCTCCGCGCACCGACCGCCTACCGGGCCCACCTCGTGGAGGCGTTTCGTCGCGCCGACATTCGCGTTCACTTCTCACGTGGGACTCGCAAGCCCGACCCCGTCGGTCGAGCCTTTCTCTCGCTGCTCGCCTGCGCTGCCGAGGGCCTGTCGGCGCGTCGATTCGCCGAATACCTCTCGCTCGGTGAGGTGCCGCCGCGAACGCCTTCCGGCGGGCCGCCGGACGCCACGGCGCGCAGTCAGGATTATGTGCCCCCCGACGAGGAGCTCGCTCCGACCGTCTTCGACCAGAGCCCCTCGGGCGATGACGTCGAGGAGCCCGACGAAGACAGCGACGACGAGGCCCTCGCTGCGGGGGACGCGAGGGGTGGCACGTTGCGGGCTCCTTATCGCTGGGAGCGTCTGCTCGTCGAAGCAGCCGTCATCGGTGGGCTCGAGCGCTGGCGACGACGCCTCGACGGCTATCGCGCCCAGGTGGCGCTGGAGCTCGCCGATTGCAAAGATCCCGATGACGCGAAGAAGGAACGACTCGTGGCCACGGTCGCTGACGTGGACTCGCTCAAGGCCTACGCGTTGCCGGTGCTGGAGGAGCTGGAGCGGCTTCCGCGTGAGGCCAAATGGGGTGAGTGGGTTGACCGCTTGAGCGAGCTGGCGTCGCGCACGCTTCGACGCCCCGCGCGCGTACTCTCGTTGATGGCCGAGCTCGACCCGATGGGCGAGGTCGGGCCGGTGCGCCTCGACGAGGTGCGGTTGCGGCTCGAGCACCGCCTCGTGGAGTTGCCAGAGCGTCCTCAAACGCGGCGCTTTGGCAAGGTCTTCGTCGGGAGTCCCGATGAAGTTCGCGGTCTCGCCTTCGACGTCGTCTTTGTTCCGGCGCTGGCGGAGCGGCTCTTCCCGCAGAAGATCGTGGAAGATCCGATCCTGTCGGACGCGCGCCGTCGCGCCCTGCCGCAGGGGAGCGCCGAGGATGCGGTACGTCCCATCGCTCGAGCGCTGGCCACAAGCGCCGAGCGCGCCGAGTTGGAACGCCTCGCGCTGCGGCTCGCCGTGGGGGCCGCGACGCGGAAGGTGGTCCTCAGCTACCCGCGCGTGGACCTCGACCAGGCGCGGCCGAGGACGCCGTCGTTCTATGCGCTGGAGGCGCTGCGCGCAGTCGAGGGGAAGCTCCCGAGCTTCACGGAGCTCTCGCGCCGAGCGGAGCAGGTTGGTGGCGCGCGCCTCGGCTGGCCGGCGCCGCCCTCGCCGGAGGACGCCATCGACGAGGCGGAGCACGACCTCGCGCTACTCGAGAAGATCTTCCGCATGCCCGACGCCGAGACCGTGGGCATGGCGCGCTACCTGCTCACGGCGAACCCTCACCTGGGCCGCGCGTTACGCTTTCGCGGCCAACGGTGGGTGCGAAGGTGGAGCGGCGCCGACGGTCTTGTGGAGCCGCGCCCCGAGGCGCGCGCGGCGCTGGCCAAACACGGGTTCGGACAGCGCTCATTTTCACCGACGGCGCTGCAGAACTACGCGGCGTGCCCGTACCGCTTCGTCTTGCAGGCGATCCACCGGCTATCGCCGCGGGAGGAGCCGCTCCCGATCGAAGAGTTGGATCCGCTGCAGCGCGGCTCGCTCCTCCATGACGTGGAGTTCGAGCTCCACACCGAGCTCAGAGCCGCGGGACTCCTCCCGGTGACGCGAGAGCGACTCGACGAGGCCGACGCCCGCCTTCGCCGCGTCGTCGCGGAGGTCTCCGCGCGCTACCGCGAGCAGCTCCTCCCGGCCATCGATCGCGTGTTCGACGACGCCGTTGACTCGCTGACGGCCGACGTGCGCGAAATGTTGCGTCGCGAGGCCGACGACCCGCGGTGGCATCCCACTCACTTCGAGCTCTCCTTCGGCCTGTCGGAGCGAGCCGGAAAGCGCGACGCCGAGAGTGTGGACGCGCCCGCAGCGCTCGACATCGGGCTCCGCTTGCGCGGCTCCATCGACCTTGTGGAGGAGAGCTCGGAGGGCACGTTGCGCGCGACCGACTACAAGACCGGCAAGGTCCGCGCGAAGGAGGGGCAGACGGTGGTGGGCGGCGGCTTGACGCTGCAGCCGGTGCTCTACGCCATGGCCCTCGAGAAGCTCTTCCCGGGCCGGGTCGTTGAAGGCGGGCGCCTCTACTATTCGACGGCGGCAGCGGGCTTCTACCCGGTTTGGGTCCCCCTCGACGAAGGCGCGCGCGAGAGCGCGAAGGCCGTCGTGGACACGGTCGCGAAGGCGATGGAGGACGGCTTCTTCCCGGCCGCACCGGCCAAGGGCGAGTGCACCTATTGCGATTACCGGCTCGTGTGCGGTCCCTACGAAGAGCAGCGCGCTCCGAAGATCAAACACGCCGAACCGCTCCTTCCGCTCAAGGCCTTGCGGGGGCGCCGATGA
- a CDS encoding methyl-accepting chemotaxis protein, which yields MSQSAPVKATEFLQRAVFLSAALMDRLRYGTKFIVIGVIVAVPFFALLYLQSGATSERIDVAERELHGVEYIGAVKDFYHQVQRRRVLALAEVGLEDSSYKTEVAAATKDADAAAEKVTKVDNDFGEALETTERWKAIRADWDKLKGQSYKTVTDADRSHSRVTGSLLELIQAYAAANSNLPLDPDRESSRLIADFLTGNAFRMETIARTVQVGVTTAPDTTNQAERNFELTGLSARLGNMAEETKKLSIRATELADKDKKEKKESAGEQAKKADEASKTFGTALRRRFFTGNVEKLEKAEAKAFITEATAILKATHGYWDAAGKELNSSISARLSSAQGMKLVATVVSLVTVLILVFLFLGFYASVRRSIDALRNATQRMLSGTSENFQLATRDELAEIARSYNQINAALIEARELRGQVALDNDELQKNILVMLEIVAIAADGNLSRKVPVTVGALGNVADAINAMFESVSGLVQKITEAAGRVFLEAREIQQNSDALTSGSTKQLDNIVSATTSIQDMSTAISRAASTAEVTLDAAQSSLKQAASSRDEVLRVVDGMRGVQKTAGETLTQLKVLGDRTDAITDIVNTITRIAEQSNRLALNAAIEASRAGEHGRGFAVVANEVRRLAERSADAAREITTVVSTIQTETSQTVRAMSDATRSVEGQVKSAEAAMKTLEELARFSRQVSEAISQINVTARQQAKGATDVVKTMDVVSTVSKQAVQRVEQTSLTTRRLVELSTELNKAVQQFRV from the coding sequence TGCTCTACTTGCAGAGCGGCGCCACGAGCGAGCGCATCGACGTCGCCGAGAGAGAGCTCCACGGCGTCGAGTACATTGGCGCCGTCAAGGACTTCTACCATCAAGTCCAAAGGCGTCGCGTGCTGGCGCTCGCGGAGGTCGGCCTTGAGGACAGCTCGTACAAGACCGAGGTCGCCGCGGCGACCAAAGACGCAGACGCGGCCGCCGAGAAGGTCACCAAGGTGGACAACGACTTCGGCGAAGCGCTCGAAACGACCGAGCGCTGGAAGGCCATCCGGGCCGACTGGGACAAGCTGAAGGGACAGTCTTATAAGACCGTGACCGACGCCGACCGAAGCCACTCGCGCGTCACCGGGTCCCTCCTCGAGCTCATCCAAGCGTACGCGGCCGCCAACTCAAACTTGCCGCTCGATCCCGACCGCGAGTCTTCGCGACTGATCGCCGACTTCCTGACCGGAAACGCGTTTCGCATGGAGACCATCGCGCGAACGGTTCAGGTCGGCGTGACGACCGCCCCCGATACGACGAACCAGGCCGAGCGCAACTTCGAGCTCACGGGCCTGTCGGCCCGCCTCGGCAACATGGCCGAGGAGACGAAGAAGCTGAGCATCCGAGCCACGGAGCTGGCCGATAAGGACAAGAAGGAGAAGAAGGAGTCGGCCGGCGAGCAGGCCAAGAAGGCCGACGAGGCGAGCAAGACCTTTGGAACCGCCTTGAGGCGCCGCTTCTTCACGGGCAACGTGGAGAAGCTCGAGAAGGCGGAAGCGAAGGCCTTCATCACCGAGGCCACGGCCATCCTCAAAGCGACGCATGGCTACTGGGATGCTGCCGGCAAGGAGCTCAATTCGAGCATCTCCGCGCGACTCTCATCGGCGCAAGGCATGAAGCTCGTCGCAACGGTCGTCAGCCTCGTGACGGTCCTCATCCTCGTCTTCTTGTTCCTGGGCTTCTACGCCTCTGTGAGACGCTCCATCGACGCGCTCCGGAACGCCACCCAGCGCATGCTCAGCGGAACGTCCGAAAACTTCCAGCTCGCCACCCGCGACGAGCTCGCGGAGATCGCGCGTTCGTACAACCAGATCAACGCGGCGCTCATCGAGGCCCGCGAACTTCGCGGGCAGGTCGCGCTAGACAATGACGAGCTCCAGAAGAACATCCTCGTGATGCTCGAGATCGTCGCCATCGCCGCCGACGGCAACCTCTCGCGCAAAGTGCCCGTGACGGTCGGTGCCCTCGGAAACGTCGCGGACGCCATCAACGCGATGTTCGAGAGCGTGTCCGGTCTCGTGCAGAAGATCACCGAGGCCGCAGGCCGCGTCTTCCTCGAAGCGCGTGAAATTCAGCAAAACTCCGACGCCCTCACGAGCGGCTCGACGAAGCAGCTCGACAACATCGTCTCCGCGACGACGTCGATCCAGGACATGTCGACGGCCATCTCGCGCGCCGCTTCAACCGCCGAGGTCACGCTCGACGCCGCGCAGAGCTCGCTCAAGCAAGCGGCCTCGAGCCGCGACGAAGTGCTCCGCGTCGTCGACGGCATGCGCGGCGTCCAGAAGACCGCCGGCGAAACCTTGACGCAGCTCAAGGTCCTCGGCGATCGCACCGACGCCATCACCGACATCGTCAACACCATCACGCGCATCGCCGAGCAGTCGAACCGGTTGGCTCTCAACGCCGCCATCGAGGCTTCCCGTGCCGGCGAACACGGTCGCGGCTTCGCCGTTGTCGCGAACGAAGTCCGCCGCCTCGCCGAACGAAGCGCCGACGCCGCCCGCGAGATCACGACCGTCGTTTCGACGATCCAGACGGAGACCTCGCAGACCGTCCGCGCCATGAGCGACGCGACACGCAGCGTCGAGGGTCAGGTGAAGTCCGCCGAAGCCGCCATGAAGACCCTCGAAGAGCTCGCGCGATTCTCGCGGCAGGTCTCGGAGGCCATCTCGCAGATCAACGTCACGGCACGCCAGCAAGCCAAGGGTGCAACTGACGTCGTGAAGACGATGGACGTCGTATCCACCGTGTCTAAGCAAGCCGTGCAGCGCGTCGAACAGACGAGCCTCACAACGCGACGCCTCGTCGAGCTATCGACGGAGCTCAACAAGGCCGTGCAGCAGTTCCGCGTCTAG